The Aspergillus chevalieri M1 DNA, chromosome 5, nearly complete sequence genome includes a region encoding these proteins:
- a CDS encoding SNARE domain protein (BUSCO:EOG09265B1X;~COG:U;~EggNog:ENOG410PIQ4;~InterPro:IPR010989,IPR000727,IPR039897,IPR015260;~PFAM:PF09177;~TransMembrane:1 (o226-247i);~go_component: GO:0016020 - membrane [Evidence IEA];~go_component: GO:0030173 - integral component of Golgi membrane [Evidence IEA];~go_process: GO:0015031 - protein transport [Evidence IEA];~go_process: GO:0016192 - vesicle-mediated transport [Evidence IEA];~go_process: GO:0048193 - Golgi vesicle transport [Evidence IEA]): MDPSDPFLQVQGDVLNTLQASRPLFSSYIRIRSLAKSPQNPELQQARSELETTLSELSADLDDLVESVRAVELDPYRYGLELEEVSRRRGLVNDVGREVEKMRAELQKAITDTTTTIPGAAGDSSRLPLPEDFDQDLPPEERDDDYYAAMEEQRQAELMHEQDEQLDGVFRTVGHLREQANDMGRELESQAVMLGEVDTLADRVGGKLQGGMSRLKHIVRQNEDTMSSFCIAALIFILVLLLILIIAL, encoded by the exons ATGGACCCCTCAGACCCATTCCTTCAAGTCCAAGG AGACGTACTCAATACTCTCCAAGCATCCCGccccctcttctcttcataCATTCGCATCCGCTCCCTAGCAAAATCACCCCAAAACCCCGAACTCCAACAAGCGCGCTCCGAACTTGAAACCACTCTCTCCGAACTCAGCGCCGACCTCGATGACCTCGTTGAGAGCGTCCGCGCCGTCGAACTCGACCCGTACCGCTATGGCCTGGAACTCGAAGAGGTCTCGAGACGACGGGGGCTAGTCAATGATGTGGGCAGGGAGGTCGAGAAGATGAGGGCGGAGTTGCAGAAGGCGATTACGGATACAACTACAACAATACCAGGGGCAGCGGGGGATAGTAGTAGGTTACCGCTACCGGAGGACTTTGATCAGGATTTACCGCCCGAGGAGCGGGATGATGATTACTATGCTGCGATGGAAGAGCAACGGCAGGCGGAGTTGATGCATGAGCAGGATGAGCAGTTGGATGGGGTGTTTCGGACCGTGGGGCATTTGCGCGAGCAGGCGAATGATATGGGGAGAGAGTTGGAGAGCCAGGCTGTTATGTTGGGGGAAGTCGATACGTTGGCGGATCGGGTTGGCGGGAAGTTGCAGGGGGGGATGTCGAGGTTGAAGCATATTGTGAGGCAGAATGAGG ATACGATGTCGTCTTTCTGTATCGCGGCGCTCATCTTCATTCTCGTTTTATTATTAATTTTGATCATTGCTCTATGA
- a CDS encoding uncharacterized protein (COG:S;~EggNog:ENOG410Q1WR) yields MVPTLCLVNRATYDSIKVLEPHICGWFMRRHQITGFDRVLRLDRRTSRPWPLTVHSLLRFERRRDIAQRISRHIVPAVWGPFSDDDEDLEMNFEAELRLAQRIERGLYALFHMSDIAQDMERSKQRKRKPLAPVAIARLIALSQTFEEYDDLPEQKRQSVSFENYAGHVYKVLKWGATEADIGRKRLEFRCHLGKEREIDLHVALRMMRELTEKMLLRHGPSDWYRDTKNEYSVISWFLLRQSPRTLEKLFLSDPDQCCDIEGRLGIVNGVRVCHFADPLDNYWKAWKEDPQLGCQDCDCKRRARSWSVKPALIDARGREHNIAAEKYLKEMWNQRHVGLHRAFMTGQFTTFL; encoded by the coding sequence ATGGTCCCGACCCTCTGTCTCGTCAACAGAGCTACATATGATTCCATCAAAGTCCTCGAACCACATATCTGTGGTTGGTTCATGCGTCGTCATCAAATCACAGGATTCGACCGTGTTCTTCGGCTGGATCGAAGGACGAGTCGCCCATGGCCATTAACAGTACATTCACTACTGAGGTTTGAGCGTCGCCGGGATATTGCTCAACGGATATCGCGTCACATTGTCCCTGCAGTATGGGGACCATTCTctgacgatgatgaggatctagAAATGAATTTTGAAGCAGAGCTACGCCTTGCGCAACGCATTGAGCGGGGCCTGTATGCTTTGTTTCACATGTCGGATATTGCTCAAGATATGGAAAGATCAAAACAACGAAAGAGAAAACCCCTAGCTCCGGTGGCAATAGCGCGATTAATAGCTCTGAGCCAGACATTCGAAGAATACGATGATCTTCCAGAGCAAAAGAGGCAATCGGTATCATTTGAAAACTACGCCGGCCACGTGTACAAGGTACTAAAATGGGGCGCAACGGAAGCCGACATCGGTCGAAAGCGTTTAGAATTCCGATGTCATCTGGGCAAAGAACGGGAGATTGACCTCCACGTTGCTCTGCGGATGATGCGAGAGCTGACGGAAAAGATGCTCCTTCGACACGGGCCCAGCGACTGGTACCGTGATACAAAGAACGAATACAGTGTTATCTCCTGGTTCCTCCTGCGACAATCGCCACGGACACTAGAGAAACTATTCCTCAGCGACCCAGACCAGTGCTGTGATATAGAAGGGAGGCTGGGTATCGTGAACGGGGTACGGGTGTGCCATTTCGCAGACCCGCTGGACAACTACTGGAAAGCATGGAAGGAGGACCCTCAACTGGGATGTCAGGATTGCGACTGCAAGCGACGAGCACGCAGCTGGAGCGTGAAGCCGGCGCTGATTGATGCTCGGGGGCGAGAACATAATATCGCTGCAGAGAAGTACCTCAAGGAGATGTGGAATCAGCGACATGTCGGTCTGCATCGGGCGTTCATGACAGGACAATTTACTACTTTTCTATGA
- a CDS encoding uncharacterized protein (COG:S;~EggNog:ENOG410PFBR;~InterPro:IPR025714;~PFAM:PF13679;~TransMembrane:1 (o590-608i)), whose translation MPPKSPLPLCEEWTDPDAYVDELLSFITSSDLFRHVCGGVHMQDFLTRQPDLYTSLLPESWRTFFDKHEMQDILHLLLREDICALRDRGRNESANRERQDGWNGGPSPPADLVEYIYQIRRLSLGRDFIPAQSTIPTIPRHISVGMNMKKYHEVAHFSDYVDSLCNTVAKQRGEEISHIVDFGSGQNYLGRTLASQPYNRHIIAIERRHQYIRGAKGFDVHAKLSEKQVVFYNKKEDSCKVCKDSEEPAVQNPNVPPQAMEIVQSTPGESAPEPVNGDDDDVTVVNVFRDVSLEPGEFGFKPADKGAHAPKPKKPVVDEEALKPGGAMDYIEHEIKDGYLEPIIKDVVESPPDAESDSQVAKVTKNATDPNVMVISLHSCGNLLHHGVRSLVLNPSVKAIAMIGCCYNLVTERLGPATYKLPILRSLHPRLTKEALAYDPHGFPMSKRLENFEHDSGKGVKVNITARSMSLQAPYNWSRPESENFFTRHFYRTLLQRILVDRKIVSRPSVPTDLYEASPSKEDAGNPLVVGSLRKSAFVSFSAYVRAATAKLTRDPQFGEKVRAGMEGLTEEDLDRYEKDFQQAKKQLSITWSLMAFSASLIEAVIVVDRWQFLREHEEVKDAWVEPVFDYAESPRNLAVIGIKK comes from the coding sequence ATGCCACCGAAATCACCCCTACCACTCTGCGAGGAGTGGACGGACCCGGATGCCTACGTCGATGAGCTTCTGTCCTTTATTACCTCGTCCGATCTGTTCAGACATGTCTGTGGCGGGGTTCATATGCAAGATTTCCTGACGCGGCAGCCCGATCTGTATACTTCGTTGTTGCCCGAATCATGGAGGACGTTTTTCGACAAGCATGAGATGCAAGATATTCTGCATCTCCTGCTCAGAGAGGACATTTGTGCGCTTCGGGACCGGGGTCGAAATGAGTCTGCGAATCGGGAGAGACAAGATGGCTGGAATGGAGGCCCGTCACCACCGGCAGACCTCGTCGAGTATATCTACCAAATCCGAAGATTGAGTCTGGGACGCGACTTTATCCCCGCGCAAtccacgatcccaacaatACCGCGGCATATCTCGGTCGGAATGAATATGAAGAAATACCACGAGGTGGCGCATTTCTCCGACTACGTCGACTCCCTCTGTAACACTGTCGCGAAACAACGAGGCGAGGAGATCTCCCACATTGTCGATTTCGGATCGGGTCAGAACTATCTGGGACGCACCCTTGCGAGCCAACCATACAACAGACATATTATTGCCATTGAGCGGAGACATCAGTATATCCGGGGCGCAAAGGGATTCGACGTGCATGCCAAACTGTCTGAGAAACAAGTGGTTTTCTACAACAAAAAGGAAGATTCCTGCAAGGTCTGCAAAGACTCGGAGGAGCCGGCGGTGCAAAACCCAAATGTGCCGCCGCAGGCGATGGAGATCGTGCAGAGCACTCCTGGGGAAAGTGCACCAGAACCCGTGAACggggacgacgatgatgtcACTGTCGTTAATGTGTTTCGGGATGTGAGCCTAGAGCCAGGCGAGTTTGGATTCAAACCGGCCGACAAGGGTGCACACGCACCAAAACCCAAGAAACCCgttgttgatgaagaggcTCTAAAGCCAGGCGGAGCCATGGACTACATCGAACACGAGATCAAGGATGGGTATCTGGAGCCTATCATCAAAGACGTCGTTGAATCGCCGCCAGACGCTGAATCGGATTCGCAAGTCGCGAAGGTTACCAAGAATGCCACGGACCCCAATGTCATGGTGATTTCCCTGCACTCATGCGGAAACCTCCTCCACCACGGCGTCCGTTCCCTGGTCTTGAACCCCTCCGTCAAAGCGATCGCCATGATCGGCTGCTGCTACAACCTCGTCACCGAACGACTCGGTCCCGCAACCTATAAACTCCCCATCCTCCGCTCCCTCCACCCACGCCTCACAAAAGAAGCCCTAGCCTACGACCCCCATGGCTTCCCCATGTCCAAGCGCCTCGAAAACTTCGAGCACGACAGCGGCAAGGGCGTCAAAGTAAACATTACCGCGCGCTCCATGTCCCTCCAAGCACCCTACAATTGGTCCCGCCCCGAAAGCGAGAACTTTTTCACCCGCCATTTCTACCGCACCCTGCTCCAGCGCATTCTTGTCGACCGCAAGATCGTCTCCAGACCTTCTGTCCCGACGGACCTCTACGAAGCATCCCCATCCAAAGAAGATGCCGGAAACCCGCTAGTCGTGGGATCCCTCCGCAAATCCGCTTTCGTCTCGTTTTCCGCTTACGTGCGCGCCGCAACCGCGAAACTCACCCGCGATCCTCAATTTGGGGAGAAAGTTCGCGCCGGCATGGAAGGTCTTACTGAGGAGGATCTAGACCGCTACGAAAAGGATTTCCAGCAGGCGAAGAAGCAACTCAGCATTACGTGGAGTTTGATGGCGTTTAGTGCGTCGTTGATCGAGGCGGTTATTGTTGTTGATCGGTGGCAGTTTTTGAGGGAACATGAGGAGGTCAAAGATGCTTGGGTTGAGCCCGTTTTTGATTACGCGGAGAGTCCGAGGAATTTGGCTGTGATTGGGATTAAAAAGTGA
- a CDS encoding O-methyltransferase (COG:Q;~EggNog:ENOG410Q1GX;~InterPro:IPR002935,IPR029063;~PFAM:PF13578,PF01596;~go_function: GO:0008171 - O-methyltransferase activity [Evidence IEA]), which produces MPQTSWWEWSQGVVSSLQHSIFSLIKPSQGNNADLLRAYIKEQGEEIFRNNPWALTAAIEDFASTGKHLMIFREPKLKIAREALESMLTKPKLIIDFGTYVGNSAIAWGAILQGIHGPNAAEQGCRVYTFELDPIMVQSSRDLVQLAGLDGIVHVLEGPASESLRKLYDEGKVTSGCVDMAFIDHWEKYYLPDLQLCEELGVFHKGSLVIADNTDFPGAPKYLEYVRSGGSGSVRYESRGYKSETKRGPSVVEISTVVDV; this is translated from the exons ATGCCACAAACTTCT TGGTGGGAATGGTCGCAGGGGGTCGTCTCTAGCCTCCAGCACTCCATTTTCTCACTCATAAAGCCATCCCAAGGTAACAATGCCGACCTCCTACGCGCCTACATCAAAGAACAAGGGGAGGAGATATTCCGAAATAACCCCTGGGCACTCACTGCAGCAATCGAAGACTTTGCATCGACTGGCAAGCACTTAATGATCTTCAGAGAACCAAAGCTCAAGATCGCCCGCGAAGCCCTGGAATCCATGCTCACTAAGCCAAAACTCATCATCGATTTCGGGACCTACGTTGGTAACTCCGCCATCGCCTGGGGCGCCATATTGCAAGGTATCCATGGACCCAACGCAGCTGAGCAGGGCTGTCGCGTGTACACCTTCGAGCTGGACCCCATCATGGTCCAGTCGTCGAGAGATCTCGTTCAGCTTGCGGGACTAGACGGGATCGTGCATGTATTGGAGGGCCCTGCGTCTGAATCTTTGCGGAAGTTGTATGATGAAGGGAAGGTCACGTCTGGTTGTGTTGATATGGCGTTTATTGATCACTGGGAGAAGTACTATCTGCCTGATTTGCAGCTGTGTGAGGAATTGGGTGTTTTCCACAAGGGGTCTCTGGTGATTGCGGATAATACAGATTTCCCTGGGGCGCCGAAGTATTTGGAGTATGTTCGGTCTGGTGGATCCGGGTCTGTTCGGTATGAGAGTAGAGGATATAAGAGTGAGACAAAAAGAGGACCG AGTGTCGTTGAAATCAGCACTGTTGTCGATGTCTAA
- a CDS encoding MFS transporter (COG:U;~EggNog:ENOG410QDYJ;~InterPro:IPR020846,IPR011701,IPR036259,IPR004734;~PFAM:PF07690;~TransMembrane:12 (i132-156o168-188i200-221o227-249i261-283o295-320i368-387o407-426i447-466o472-496i516-534o540-559i);~go_component: GO:0016021 - integral component of membrane [Evidence IEA];~go_function: GO:0022857 - transmembrane transporter activity [Evidence IEA];~go_function: GO:0042910 - xenobiotic transmembrane transporter activity [Evidence IEA];~go_process: GO:0042908 - xenobiotic transport [Evidence IEA];~go_process: GO:0055085 - transmembrane transport [Evidence IEA]), whose amino-acid sequence MASLIQDSIAGHAIRFLSKGRVFKYAEERDPSLWKQYTNKEKSSRMAYHGRMDSIGEADGITDGVTPRSSRSSRIESMGRIPSSAWSDRGNRFQGLTGMRINPEEGKDIHLIDWWDDKDQENPQNWPMWKKLFVTFEICLLTFSVHIGSAIFTPGIPTVIQDFGVSQVAATLGLTLFVGGYGLGPLLWSPMSEIPQIGRNPVYIATLIVFVALQVPTALAGNFGTLLAFRFLTGLFGSPALATGGATIADMYKPSKRAYGIGIWGLSAVCGPVLGPLVGGFAAQAKRWRWTIWELMWLSGFALAMLIVFLPETSSANILYRRARRLRKITGRNNLMSEPEIESEGLSRREMAMIILVRPFTLNFLEPMVFLLNLYIALIYGLLYVWFESFEIVFVGIYHFNLGQQGLAYIGILVGAIITIPPYYWWMNKYLEPKFDENGNIRPEARLPPACFGGCFIPICLFWFGWSARPDIHWIMPIVGSGFFSVGAFLLFNSVLNYLPDAYPTYAASVLAGNDLFRSAFGAGFPLFASAMYHNLGVDWASSTLAFLSIVFIPIPWVLMRYGEVLRKKYSRYARKDI is encoded by the exons ATGGCCAGCTTGATCCAAGATTCCATTGCCGGACATGCGATTCGATTCCTCAGCAAAGGCCGCGTTTTCAAGTATGCCGAGGAACGCGATCCCTCGCTTTGGAAGCAATACACAAACAAGGAAAAGTCCAGTCGCATGGCCTACCATGGCCGGATGGACTCAATTGGCGAAGCGGACGGGATTACGGACGGTGTGACTCCAAGGTCAAGTCGAAGTTCTAGAATCGAGTCTATGGGGAGGATTCCGTCGTCGGCTTGGTCGGATCGAGGGAATCGTTTTCAAGGTCTGACTGGGATGCGGATTAATCCGGAGGAGGGCAAGGATATCCATTTGATTGACTGGTGGGATGATAAAGACCAGGAG AACCCCCAGAATTGGCCGATGTGGAAGAAGCTTTTCGTCACCTTCGAGATCTGCCTACTCACATTTAGCGTCCACATCGGAAGTGCTATTTTCACTCCCGGAATACCTACCGTGATACAGGACTTTGGGGTCAGCCAGGTTGCAGCGACGCTGGGATTGACGCTTTTTGTCGGTGGATATGGTCTTGGGCCATTGTTATGGTCGCCCATGAGCGAGATCCCTCAGATTGGGAGGAATCCGGTGTATATTGCAACGTTGATTGTTTTCGTGGCGCTTCAGGTTCCGACAGCGCTGGCTGGGAACTTTGGGACGTTGCTAGCATTTCGGTTTTTGACGGGATTATTTGGATCGCCGGCACTGGCCACG GGAGGAGCGACTATTGCCGACATGTACAAACCATCAAAACGAGCGTACGGGATCGGGATCTGGGGTCTCAGTGCCGTCTGTGGTCCCGTGCTAGGACCACTAGTAGGTGGTTTTGCTGCCCAGGCCAAACGCTGGAGATGGACCATCTGGGAACTGATGTGGCTCTCTGGGTTCGCTCTTGCAATGCTGATTGTCTTTCTACCAGAAACATCATCAGCAAATATTCTGTACCGGCGCGCACGCCGCTTACGGAAAATTACAGGACGCAATAACCTGATGAGCGAACCGGAGATAGAAAGTGAGGGCTTAAGCAGACGAGAGATGGCCATGATCATCTTGGTCAGACCATTCACCCTCAACTTCCTCGAACCAATGGTCTTCCTACTCAACCTCTATATCGCCCTCATCTACGGCCTGCTATACGTCTGGTTCGAATCGTTTGAGATCGTTTTCGTCGGAATATACCACTTTAACCTAGGCCAACAAGGCTTAGCATACATCGGCATCCTCGTCGgcgccatcatcaccattcCCCCATACTACTGGTGGATGAACAAATACCTCGAGCCCAAATTCGACGAGAACGGCAACATCCGACCAGAGGCCCGTCTCCCACCAGCCTGTTTCGGTGGATGCTTCATCCCCATCTGTCTCTTCTGGTTCGGATGGAGCGCGCGACCGGATATCCACTGGATCATGCCGATCGTCGGATCTGGATTTTTCTCCGTCGGCGCGTTTCTGCTATTCAATTCGGTGTTGAATTACCTGCCCGATGCGTATCCGACCTATGCAGCTTCGGTGCTGGCGGGGAATGATCTGTTTCGGTCGGCGTTTGGTGCTGGGTTTCCGTTGTTTGCGTCGGCGATGTATCACAATTTGGGGGTGGATTGGGCGAGTTCGACATTGGCGTTCTTGAGTATTGTTTTTATTCCGATTCCGTGGGTTTTGATGAGG TATGGCGAGGTTCTGAGAAAGAAATACAGCCGATACGCCCGGAAAGACATATAA
- a CDS encoding histone chaperone napB (COG:L;~EggNog:ENOG410PQDW;~InterPro:IPR037231,IPR002164;~PFAM:PF00956;~go_component: GO:0005634 - nucleus [Evidence IEA];~go_process: GO:0006334 - nucleosome assembly [Evidence IEA]) has product MSAGQEKPLAERIEVPGVSKEAAKKISHLEQEFIRAEVEQLRQSVPLLQPLYEKRNKLITTPEIQNDFWIRVFSNAPADIDEYVLPSDAAILGQALKNLTVERFEVDEKGQGEPRSLRFTFEFQTGDENPFFENEKLVKEFYWRTQVTKNAAGKRRTWEGLVSEPVRINWKEGKDLTKGLLDAACDLAEAEKKGGDRKKLPEFEKLVNKIGEVQTEAAAAAAEDDEDDEDPESPAGVSFFAFFGYRGRSVSAEESKQGVKEEEERWAKIQKGEAVDDDDDDDDDDEDDDEDDLEFAEVFPDGEDLAISIAEDLWPNALKYFVQSYEIAEDLEELDDEDWDDEEDDDDEEERPH; this is encoded by the exons ATGTCTGCTGGTCAGGAAAAGCCGCTCGCTGAGCGCATCGAGGTCCCTGGTGTCTCCAAGGAGGCCGCGAAGAAGATCTCGCATTTGGAGCAGGAGTTCATTCGCGCCGAGGTTGAGCAGC TCCGCCAATCCGTCCCCCTTCTGCAGCCCCTCTACGAGAAGCGCAACAAGCTCATCACCACCCCCGAAATCCAGAATGACTTCTGGATCCGTGTCTTCTCCAACGCCCCCGCCGACATTGATGAGTACGTCCTGCCCTCGGACGCCGCCATTCTCGGTCAAGCGCTCAAGAACTTGACCGTTGAGCGGTTCGAGGTCGACGAGAAGGGCCAGGGTGAGCCGCGCAGCTTGCGCTTCACCTTTGAGTTCCAGACCGGCGACGAGAACCCCTTCTTCGAGAACGAGAAGCTCGTCAAGGAGTTCTACTGGCGCACCCAGGTCACCAAGAACGCTGCGGGCAAGAGACGCACCTGGGAGGGTCTGGTCTCGGAGCCTGTCCGTATCAACTGGAAGGAGGGCAAGGACCTGACCAAGGGTCTGTTGGATGCTGCCTGTGATCTTGCGGAAGCTGAGAAGAAGGGTGGTGACCGCAAGAAGCTGCCTGAGTTCGAGAAGCTTGTCAACAAGATTGGCGAGGTTCAGACTGaagctgccgctgccgctgctgaggacgacgaggacgacgaggaccCCGAAAGCCCCGCTGGCGTCagcttcttcgccttcttcgGTTACCGTGGACGCAGTGTCTCTGCTGAGGAGTCCAAGCAGGGTGtcaaggaggaggaggagcgcTGGGCTAAGATCCAGAAGGGTGAGGCTgtcgatgacgacgatgatgatgatgatgatgacgaggacgacgatgaggatgaccTCGAATTCGCTGAGGTCTTCCCTGACGGTGAGGACCTTGCCATCTCCATCGCCGAAGACCTCTGGCCCAACGCCCTCAAGTACTTTG TGCAATCGTACGAGATCGCCGAGGACCTCGAAGAgctcgatgatgaagactgggatgacgaggaggacgatgatgatgaggaggagcgCCCCC ATTAA